One genomic segment of Caldimonas brevitalea includes these proteins:
- a CDS encoding PEP-CTERM sorting domain-containing protein: MADLNKRDHPVVPADRPSPHARRLLVWRPRGGTKRRVVSLFMLCAVYGAGSMHGAAWGAPVTASASWSAPRFTVVDLNMNDGIAAGYSMSSESLDEAWSVTAITLGDDPDAYMQFDPAHHSEKRAEGFLKTVTNSLSDTHKGGTAVVDATLGIQSSSYLTAPGVVYSEAFTSHNSREGAPFGMFGVVINPNTELIVSSVGTIRISDVGLLADVETYAEGRLTLRGELTGDPFQATQLHVVTSEDSFIDTVERSGLVELSLRNDTGVAVNGSIHFHSGTEVGADPSPFVPPPVPEPSSWLLLALGIGGLAWLRQRRPR; encoded by the coding sequence ATGGCAGACCTCAACAAACGCGACCACCCCGTCGTTCCGGCCGACAGACCTAGTCCGCATGCGAGGCGCCTTCTGGTGTGGCGACCACGGGGCGGCACCAAGCGCAGGGTGGTGTCGCTCTTCATGTTATGTGCGGTGTATGGCGCCGGTTCGATGCACGGTGCTGCGTGGGGCGCGCCGGTCACCGCCTCTGCCTCGTGGAGCGCACCTCGCTTCACGGTGGTCGACCTGAACATGAACGACGGCATTGCGGCTGGGTACAGCATGAGCAGCGAGAGCCTGGACGAAGCTTGGTCGGTGACGGCGATCACGCTGGGCGACGACCCCGATGCCTACATGCAGTTCGATCCTGCGCACCATTCGGAAAAGCGCGCGGAGGGCTTCCTGAAGACGGTCACCAACTCCTTGTCCGACACACACAAGGGCGGGACGGCGGTTGTCGATGCCACGCTCGGCATTCAGAGCAGCAGCTATCTCACGGCCCCCGGTGTCGTCTACAGCGAGGCGTTCACCTCACACAACAGCAGGGAAGGCGCGCCTTTCGGCATGTTCGGTGTGGTGATCAACCCGAACACAGAACTGATCGTGTCGTCTGTCGGCACCATTCGCATCAGCGATGTCGGCCTGCTCGCAGACGTGGAAACCTACGCCGAGGGCAGGCTGACCCTGCGAGGCGAACTGACGGGCGACCCTTTTCAGGCGACCCAACTGCACGTGGTGACCTCCGAGGACAGCTTCATCGACACGGTGGAGCGATCTGGGCTGGTGGAGCTGTCGCTGCGTAACGACACCGGCGTCGCCGTCAACGGATCGATCCACTTCCACAGCGGCACCGAGGTGGGGGCCGATCCGTCGCCTTTCGTGCCTCCGCCTGTTCCCGAGCCGTCGTCCTGGCTGCTCCTCGCGCTCGGCATCGGTGGCCTCGCATGGTTGCGCCAGCGGCGGCCGCGGTAG
- a CDS encoding MBL fold metallo-hydrolase, which yields MFQQLAAIVLVVTALVAHAQPPTPAPAAPGTLPPTLSEVANDVRFAIVKTSQLQTRERMLFSGGRFSEKVDIVFSAVLVQHGQTSLLFDTGLGSQVAEQYAADMPWWNRPFFRYDNPVTPVRRQLEQAGIPPVQRIVVSHAHWDHLSGLADFPEAEVWLSSEEHHFLGEAGSSAGSPWPSQVAHGVRWKDIEFQHGPHEGFERSQDLFGDGRVVLVPLYGHTPGSVGLFVTVTSGTRYFFVGDVVWNVRALQEGRPKNWAARRIVDHDVALTQAAIEKIRAVMQRDPKLVVVPAHDGPVQSGLGYFPHWVR from the coding sequence ATGTTCCAACAGCTCGCAGCCATCGTGCTTGTCGTCACCGCTTTGGTCGCTCACGCGCAACCGCCCACCCCCGCGCCAGCGGCACCGGGAACCCTGCCTCCCACGTTGTCGGAGGTTGCCAACGACGTACGTTTTGCCATCGTCAAAACCTCTCAGCTGCAAACGCGTGAGCGCATGCTGTTCTCCGGCGGTCGCTTCAGCGAGAAGGTGGACATCGTCTTCTCGGCCGTCCTGGTCCAGCACGGGCAGACGTCGTTGCTGTTCGACACCGGCCTGGGCAGCCAGGTGGCCGAGCAGTACGCGGCCGACATGCCGTGGTGGAACCGCCCGTTCTTTCGCTACGACAATCCTGTCACGCCGGTGCGCCGACAGCTGGAGCAGGCGGGCATCCCGCCGGTCCAGCGTATCGTGGTCAGCCATGCTCATTGGGACCATCTGAGCGGCTTGGCCGATTTTCCGGAGGCCGAGGTGTGGCTGTCGAGTGAAGAGCACCACTTCCTCGGCGAGGCCGGGTCGTCCGCCGGCAGCCCCTGGCCCTCTCAGGTGGCGCATGGCGTGCGCTGGAAAGACATCGAGTTCCAGCACGGCCCGCATGAAGGCTTCGAGCGCAGCCAGGATCTGTTCGGCGACGGGCGCGTCGTGCTGGTGCCGCTGTACGGCCACACGCCGGGGTCGGTCGGCCTGTTCGTCACGGTCACGTCGGGCACGCGCTACTTCTTCGTCGGCGACGTGGTGTGGAACGTGCGCGCGCTGCAGGAGGGCCGGCCGAAGAACTGGGCCGCACGTCGGATCGTCGATCACGACGTGGCCCTCACGCAGGCCGCCATCGAGAAGATCCGTGCCGTGATGCAACGCGACCCCAAGCTGGTGGTGGTGCCGGCTCACGACGGCCCGGTGCAAAGCGGGCTGGGGTATTTCCCGCACTGGGTGAGATAG
- a CDS encoding heavy metal-responsive transcriptional regulator: protein MNIGALAQLTGVSTDTLRYYEKEGLLERPARAANGYRVYGEVHAERVRFVRGAQALGFSLSEIRWILPKLDAGQVVRADLEKYLMCKVAEIDAHIRQLRALKKDLLATFGSMGCAPERAVTVKHATNKSTPRERAGTATTRRLHPKERRSAGNTRSVR from the coding sequence ATGAACATCGGCGCCCTGGCACAACTGACTGGCGTCAGCACCGACACGCTGCGCTACTACGAGAAGGAAGGCCTGCTGGAGCGGCCTGCCCGCGCTGCCAATGGCTATCGTGTCTACGGCGAGGTGCACGCGGAGCGGGTGCGTTTCGTGCGAGGCGCCCAAGCGCTTGGTTTTTCGCTCTCGGAGATCCGCTGGATCCTTCCCAAGCTCGACGCCGGCCAGGTGGTGCGGGCGGACCTCGAAAAGTATCTGATGTGCAAGGTGGCCGAGATCGACGCGCACATTCGGCAGCTGCGGGCCTTGAAGAAAGACCTGCTGGCCACCTTCGGTTCGATGGGGTGTGCGCCCGAACGTGCGGTGACGGTCAAGCACGCCACCAACAAGTCTACGCCCCGCGAACGCGCTGGTACCGCGACCACACGCCGGTTGCATCCCAAGGAACGGCGCTCGGCAGGCAACACGAGGTCCGTGCGATAG
- a CDS encoding DUF4148 domain-containing protein has translation MNVQKNLIVALMTTFAAAGAFAGEANDFDQTWTLELPSVKTRAEVKAELAQARARGEQLAVFSGEASEFSDAARTATARGGDNDKAQASTAGKTRAEVKAELAESRAAGPLPVFSGEASVFPEPGRTATARGGNDVKRTNVGG, from the coding sequence ATGAATGTCCAGAAGAACCTGATCGTCGCCCTGATGACCACCTTTGCCGCCGCCGGCGCCTTTGCAGGCGAAGCCAATGACTTCGACCAGACCTGGACCCTTGAGCTGCCGTCGGTCAAGACCCGTGCCGAAGTGAAGGCCGAGCTGGCCCAAGCTCGTGCCCGAGGTGAACAGCTGGCGGTGTTCAGCGGCGAGGCCAGCGAGTTCTCGGACGCTGCCCGCACGGCCACCGCTCGCGGCGGCGACAACGACAAGGCCCAGGCCTCCACTGCGGGCAAGACCCGCGCTGAGGTGAAAGCGGAGCTGGCCGAGTCTCGTGCTGCAGGCCCGTTGCCGGTGTTCAGCGGTGAAGCCAGCGTGTTCCCCGAGCCGGGTCGCACCGCGACGGCACGCGGCGGCAACGACGTGAAGCGCACGAACGTCGGCGGTTGA